CGGGGGTCTCCCCGCACCACGTCGGGTCGGCGAAGGACGCGTTCGACGCCGACGGCCCCGGGGAGTTGCTCGAGGCGTGCTGTCGGGAACTGGTCGCGGAGGCGCCGATCCAGGAGCGCTACGACGCGATCCTCATCGACGAGGCACAGGACATGGAGCCCGCCTTCTACGAGATGTGTTACCGGGCGTTGAAGCCGCCGAAACGCCTCATCTGGGCCTACGACGAGGCCCAGAACCTCACGAGCCTCTCGGCGCCGAGCCCGAAACGCATCTTCGGGACGGACGACGACGGCGAACCGGCGGTCGACCTGAGCGGGTCGTATCCCGGCGGCATCCAGAAGAGCCAGATCATGCGGAAGTCCTACCGGACCCCCCGGTCCGTCCTGATGCTCGCGCACGTCTTCGGGATGGGGCTCACGAGCGACCGCGGCGCCGTCCAGGCGATCACGACTCAGGAGGGCTGGGAGGACATCGGCTACGAGGTCCTCGAGGGCGACTTCCGACGAGTCGGCGAACCGGTCTCGATCCGTCGACCGGCGGAACACTCGCCACACCCCCTCTCGGAGAACCCCGAGGCGAAGCCGTTCGTCACCTTCGACGCGTTCGACGGGAAAGACGCCGAGTTGCGCGCGGTCGCAGACGCGGTCGCCGAGGACGTCCTCGAACACGGTATCGCGGCCGACAACGTCCTCGTGATCCCGCTGGGATCGCCCCGCGAGGCGCGGTCGACCGGCGCCGAACTCGCGGGCCTGCTCGCCGACCGCGGACTGGAGGCCAACCTCGTCTGGAAGGGCAACAAGAGCGTCTTCGCGAAGCCCGGGGAAGTGACCGTCTCCGGGATCAACCGGGCGAAGGGGAACGAGGCCGCCTCGGTCTACCTGTCGAACCTCGAGTACCTCGACGACCCGTACTGGCACGATACGCGCGTCCGGCCGCGAAACGAGGCCTTCGTCGGGATCACCCGGACCCGCGCGTGGTGTCGGATCACCGGCACCGGCGACCACCCGGCGCTGTTCGAGGAGATCGACCGCCTCGTCGCGGACGTGACGGCGGCGGACCCGACGGTGACGTTTCCGGCCCCCGACCCGACCGAACTCGAAAACGAGATCGGCGACGACGAGACGATCGCGACGACGATCGACCAGTTCTGACGCGGCGCCACACCATCACAACGTTTTTAACCTGTTCGGGACTACGCGTATCCACGATGGTAGGTGTCCGCTTTACACGGGCGTTCGCCCGCTTCTAACCCACACCTACCGTGCGCTGTGTCTCGGAGTTCGAATCCCGACCAGCGGACGGTCTCCGTGTCGACGGCACGCCTCGCGGACGCCGCCGGAATCCTCACACCCATGTCAGAACCAGAGTCAGAATCACAGGAGTCGATAGCGGTCGTACTGCCCGACGGATCGGAACTCGATGTCGACGCCGGCGCGACGGTCGAGGACTGCGCCTACGAGATCGGCCCCGGCCTCGGCCGGGACACGGTCGCGGGCAAACTCGACGGCGACCTCGTCGCCAGGGAGGAACCCGTCTACGACGGCGCGGAACTCGAGATCGTCACCGACCAGTCGGAGGCGTACCTGCGGGTGATGCGCCACTCCGCGGCCCACTGTCTCGCGCAGGCCGTCGAGCGACAGTTCGACGACGTGAAACTCGCCATCGGCCCGCCGACCGACGAGGGCTTCTACTACGACTTCGACGACCTCGACGTCGACGAGGACGACCTCGAAACCCTCGAAGACGAGATCGAGGAGATCGTCGAAGCCGACTACGACATCGAGCGCGAGGAGGTCTCGATCGAGGAGGCCCGCGACCGCCTCGAACAGCGGGACGAACCGTACAAACTCGAACTCCTTGAGGAGTTCGCCGCGGAGGGCGAGACGGTCACCTTCTACAGTCAGGGCGAGTGGGAGGACCTCTGTGCCGGCCCGCACGTCGACTCGACGGGCGAGATCGGCGCCGTCGAACTGCTGGAGATCGCCGGCGCCTACTGGCGCGGCGACGAGACCAATCCGATGCAGACCCGGATCTACGGCACCGCGTTCGAGGACGAGAGCGACCTCGAGGCGTTCCTCGAACGGCGCCGCGAGGCCGCACAGCGTGACCACCGCAAGATCGGCCGCGAGATGGACCTCTTCTCGATTCAGGACGTCACCGGCCCCGGCCTCCCGCTGTATCACCCGCCGGGGAAGACGGTCCTGAACGAACTCTCCGAGTTCGTCCGCGAACTGAACGGGGAGGCGGGCTACGACTACGTCGAGACGCCCCACGTCTTCAAGACGGACCTCTGGCACCGGTCGGGCCACTACGAGAACTACAAGGACGACATGTTCGTCTTCGACGTCGGCGACGACGAGTTCGGCCTGAAGCCGATGAACTGCCCCGGCCACGCCGCCATCTTCCAGGACCACTCCTGGAGCTACCGCGACCTGCCGATCCGGTACGCCGAGGACGGGAAGGTCTACCGCCGCGAGCAGCGCGGCGAACTCTCGGGTCTCTCGCGGGTGTGGGCGTTCACCATCGACGACGGCCACCTGTTCGTCCGCCCCGACCAGATCGAACAGGAGGTCGAGCAGATCCTCGAGATGATCTTCACGGTACTCGAGACGTTCGACCTCGATTACGAGGTGTCGCTTGCGACCCGCCCCGAGAAGTCCGTCGGGTCGGACGAGATCTGGGAGCGCGCCGAGTCGATCCTCGAATCGGTCCTCGAGGAGTCGAAGATGGACTACGAGGTAGAGGAGGGCGACGGCGCCTTCTACGGGCCGAAGATCGACTTCGGCTTCGAGGACGCCATCGGCCGGGTCTGGGACGGCCCGACGGTCCAACTCGACTTCAACATGCCCGAGCGGTTCGACCTCACCTACGTCGGCGAGGACAACGAGGAGCACCGCCCGGTGATGATCCACCGCGGCATCTACGGCAGCTACGAGCGGTTCTTCATGGTGCTCATCGAGCACTTCGAGGGGAACTTCCCGCTCTGGCTCGCCCCCGAGCAGGTGCGCGTCCTGCCCATCTCCGACGACAACCTCGACTACGCCCGCGAGGTCGCAAGCGAGTTCGAGGGCTTCCGGATCGAGGTCGGCGACCGCGACGCCACCCTCGAACGGAAGATCCGCGCGGCCCACGACGACCGCGTCCCCTACCAGATCATCGTCGGCGACGACGAGGAGGAGGCGGGTACCATCTCCGTGCGCGACCGGTTCGAACGGCAGGAGTACGACGTCGACATCGACGCGTTCCGCGCCCACCTCGAAGCCGAACGCGACGAGAAGCGGACGGAACCGAACTTCCTGCAGTAGTCGCGTCGGCCCCCGGGCGGTACGGCCGTTCGGACGTGACGTCCGGCACTCGCTGCGGGAGGCGATAGCACGCACGTGGACATCCGCTCGCGGAATCGACATCGACGTGTTCATAGTCGCACATGCGTGAGTATTCCTGCATGAACAGAGCCGAGAAGGCCGCCTTGCAGCTTCGCGCCGTCGACGTGTTGCGGATGCTCAAGGAGACCCGGACGTACGACGAACTGGCCGCCGAGACGGGTCTGCCCGCGGGCGACCTCAACCGCTACGTCAACGGCCACGTCCTGCCGAGCGCGGACCGCGCCCGCGAGGTCGTCGCCGAGGTCGGCCGGGCCGCCCTCGCCGCGGAACTCGACGCCCGCATCCGCGTCGACGCGGACGGCTACGTCGACAACTCCGGGGTCGTCTTCGACCAGCAACTGCTCGACCTCGTCGCGCCGGTCGCCGCCGAGGCGTTCGCGTTCGACCGTCCGGACGTCGTCCTCACCGCGGCCACCGACGGCATCACTCTCGCCGCGTCGCTCGCGAGCTTCTACGGCACCCGGTGTGCGTACGCGAAAAAGCGCAAGGAGACCGCCGTCGAGGAGTTCATCGAGGCCCGCGAGCGTCTCGAATCGGGGATCGAACTCACCTACTACCTGCCGGCGTCGGCCATCGACGCGGGCGAGTCCGTGCTCGTCGTCGACGACCTCATCCGCTCGGGCGAGACCCAGGAACTCCTGTTGGACATCGTCGAGACCGCCGACGCCGACGTCGCGGGCGTCTTCGCGCTGATCGCCGCCGGCGACGACGGGATCGAACGCGCCCGCGAGCACACGGACGCCCCCGTCGGTGCGCTCGTCGACGTCTGATCAGACCCCTTCGATCTCGTCGAACAGTGCCGTCACGCGCCCTTTCACGTCCTCGCGGATCTCGTGAACTTCGTCGAGGTCCCGCCCGTGTGGGTCGGACAGGTCCCAGTCGCGGACCTCGGCGTCGGCGTCGAGGTCGAGCGTCGAACAGCCCATCGTCGCGACGTAGTCACAGGATTCCAGTTCCGCCTCGGTGACCTTCCGCGGCGTGCGACCTGAGAGGTCGAACCCCTCCTCGGCCATCGCTTCGACGACGACGTCGTGGACCTCGTCGGCGGGGTGGGTGCCGCCGGTGAGTATCTCGACCGTCTCTTCGAGGCCGCGGGCCGCCCGCTCTCGCTCGGCGTAGGCCGTCGCCATCTGGCTGCGGCCGGCGTTCTGGACGCACATCAGCGCGATCCGGGTCGTCTCGGTCATACACCGATGGAGCGTCCGCGACCACCTAACCGTTCGTATGTGGGCTACTGTGGGTTCCGTAGACGAGGGAAGTCGCGGCCGCGCTCACCTGACGATCGTCACCGGCACCGGCGACCGGCGGGCGACCGTCTCCGCGACGCTGCCCAGCAGGATCCGGCTCGCGCCCGTCCGGCCGTGGCTCCCGACGATCACGTGGTCGACGTCCTCCTCTTTGGCGTACTCGACGATCGTCCGCGAGACGCCGCCGACGACGGTCTCGATGTCGAGGTCGACGTCGCGGTCGGCCGCCAGGCTCCGCGCGCGTTCGAGGAGGTCCTCGGCGCGGCTCTCGTGGCTCTCCCGGAGCTGTTCGAAGTTCGGTATCGCGCCGCCTTCCATCCCCGTCGCCGCGTAGAAGTCCGCCGGGTCGAGGACGTGCAGCGCCGTCAGCCGCGCGTCGGGATACTCCTCGAGGGCGAACTCGAGGGCGGTCATCGCGCAGTCGGAGTCGTCGATAGGAATCAGCACGTGATCGGGCATACCCGACGGTTGTACCCCGGACGTGTTAAGTCCCCCCTGCCGTAACCGGCCGCCGGGAGCTACCCGGTGGGCGTTTACGAGGGACGGGGCGGCCGACCCGACCGTCTCCTGACCGGCCGACGGGCGGCGGTCTCGCGGTCGCGCGGTGTGCCGCCGCCCGATCCACCGCCCGCTCGCCACCGCGGCCGCCGGCGGTCACGCCGTCGCCACCCGTTCGATCGCGGCGCCGATCCGGCCCGCGTCGGGCCGGTAGGAGTCCTCCCTCGCCGGCAGCGGGACGGGTACGTCGTAGCCCGTCACGCGCTCGATCGGCGCTTCGAGGTGCCACGTCGCCTCGTCGACGATTCTGGCCGTCACCTCGCCGGCGAAGCCGCCCGTCCGGGGCGCCTCGTGGACGACGACACACCGGCCGGTCTCCCGCACCGAGTCGACCACCGTCCCCGTGTCCAGCGGCGAGATCGACTGCAGGTCGATCAGTTCGACGCTCGCGTCGACCGCTTCGAGGGCGCGCTCGGCCTCGCGGACCATCGCGCCCCACGCGACGACCGTCACGTCGGTCCCCTCCTCGACGACGCGGGCCTCGCCCAGCGGGACGACGGACTCCTCGGGGACGGGCCGGCGAATCGCCCGGTACAGCGGCATCGGCTCGAAGAAGAGCACGGGGTCCGGATCGCGGATCGCCGCTCGCAACAGCCCGGCGGCGTTCCTCGGCGTCGACGGAATCGCCACTTTCAACCCCGGCACGTGGGCGTACCCCGCCTCGTAGCTCTCGGAGTGGTGTTCGAGCGCCTTCACCCCCAGACCGTACGGCGCCCGGACGACCATCGGACAGGTCACTCGGCCGCGCGAGCGGCTGCGGATCCGCGAGACGTGCTGGTGGAGCTGGGCGAACGCCTGGAAGGTAAAGCCGGAGAACTGGATCTCGGCGACCGGCCGGTAGCCCGCGGCCGCGAGGCCGACACCGAGGCCGACGATGCCGGCCTCCGCCACGGGGGCGTCGTGGACCCGCCCGGGGAACGCGTCGAGCAGCCCCTGCGTCGCCCGGAAGACGCCGCCGTCGACGCCGACGTCCTGACCGTAGACCAGCACGTCCTCGTCGCGCTCCAGTTCCGCGCGCAGCGTCGTCCGGATCGCCTCGACCACGTTCAGGCGGTCGGCGTCCGCGAAGGCGTCCGCCGAGGCGGCGGTCGGATCGTCGCCCGCCGCGTCCGCGGGCGTGCCGGCGCCGTCGCCCCGGGCGACGCTCTCGGCGGGCGCGACCTCGCGGTCGTCGCCCGCGGCGAACGCCTCGCGCTGGCGGTCGAGGTACCGCGGCGGCTCGCCGTAGGCGTACTCGAACATCTCCTCGGGGTCGGCCCCCTCGGCGAGGTCGCGGGCCGCTTCGATCCCCGCGGCGAGGTCGTCCTCGATCCCCGCCTCGATCGACGCGACCGCCTCGTCGTCCAGCACGCCGCGGTCGCGGAGGTACCGCTCGAACCGCAGGATCGGGTCGAGGGCTTCCCACTCGGCCTCCTCGTCGGTCGTCCGGTACACCGACGGGTCGTCGGCGGTCGTGTGCATCCCCCGGCGGTAGGTGAGCGCCTCGATCAGCGTCGGGACGCCCCGCCGGGCGCGCTCGATCGCCTCGTTCGTGGCGGCGTAGACCCCGAGGACGTCGTTGCCGTCGACCTGAATCCCCTCGATCCCCGCGGCGATCGCCTTCTGGGCGAGGGTGCCCGCCCGGGTCTGTTTCGCCAGCGGCGTCGAGATGGCGTAGCGGTTGTTCTGACAGCAAAAGACCGTCTGGGAGCCGTAGACGCCCGCGAGGTTCAGCGCCTCGTACACCTCGCCCTCGCTGGTGGCGCCGTCCCCGAAGTAGGTGAGCGCGACCGACTCGGTCCCGCGCATGGCCTCGGCCCAGCCGATCCCCGCGGCGTGCAGCGGCTGGGTACCCACCGCGATCGACGGCGGGAGCACGCGCGATCCCTCGGGGGGCGCGCCGCCCTCCTCGAGCCCCATCGCGTAGGCGAAGACCGCCCGCGGCGACCCCCCGCGTGCCAGCGCGGCGGGGTGTTCCCTGAACGCCGGCACGAGCCAGTCGTCGTCCCCGAGCGCGCCCGCGCTGCCGACCTGGGCGGCCTCCTGACCGATCGCCGGCGCGAACGTCCCGAGTTCGCCGCGCCGCTGGAGGGCGATGGCCCGCTCGTCGAGCCGTCGGGAGAGCTTCATCGTCCGGTACCACTCCCGGAGGCGCTCCTCGTCGAGGTCGGGTTCGAGGGACTCGTCTACGGCTCCGTCCTGATCGAGGACCTGGAGGCGCTCGATGGAGAACTCGGCGATCCGCGAGCGTGGCATAGACCCCCTACGACAGCTATCGACTTAGTGGCCCCACGCGGTCGTGCCGGCTTCGAAGACGACGGGCGGAGGCAACAGCGGGCAGCGACGACCCAACTGTTCAGATTTAAAATCAATAGGAAGACATAATTACCCCTCCGTTGTTATCGGTGATTACCAAATGCCAGCGAAACAATCGGCGCGTTTCCTCGCACACTCCGACGCGCGACCGGAGTTGCCGTGGCTTCTCCGGGATGAACCGCGCCGCGTCTGCGAACTGACCGAGCACGTGGATCTTGGGGTGCTGGTCCGTCGAGGATAGCAGTCTCGGTGGCTGCTGACGCCGTTTCCCGGGCCAACTCCCGACCGTTGGCTTTGGGTCGATAAGGATCAATATTTCAACCAGTAGCCGTAGTCGTTAGCATACCTACTCACTGATCACAATGTGGACTGCCCTGGCAACACACGAACTCCGTCGCTTTCGGTACGCTCGAGGAACGTGGCTGTACGTCGGCCTTTGTGCGGCGTACACCGTCGTCTGGCTCCTCGAACCGCGGAGCGAGCCCGAAGCGATCGCCGCGATCGGATCGAGCGTCGCGGTCGGGAGCCTCCAGGCGTCCCTCGGCGTCCTCGCGATGCTCGGCGGGCTCGTCGTGGGCTTCAGAGCCGTCGTCGGGGACCGCGAGTCCGGAACGATGACGCTCGTCGCCGGCATGCCCCACACGCGCCGGGACGTCGTCGTCGGCAAACTCGCCGGTCGAACGGCCGTCGTCGGGGCTGGAATCGCGGTCGCCGTCGGCTGTGCGATCCTGGGCGAACTCCTGCTCTACGGCTCGGTTTCGGTCGTACAGCTCGCCGCCGTCGCCGCGGTGACCGGCTGGTACGCGCTCTGCTGGGTCGCGATCGGGGTCGCCATCTCGACGCTCGCCCGGAGTAGCACCGAAGCGCTCGCCGGCGCGATCGGGACCGCGCTGCTCGCGTTGCAGTGGGGGTCGGTCACCTGGATCGCCTACGAGCGGCTCGGGTCGGCCGGGTCGATTTCGGAGACGTACCTCTTCGTTCGCCGGCTCGCACCGCGGGAAGCGTACCACGTCGTCACAAACTGGATCCTGGGAGTCGGAAACGGCGACGACGTCTTCCTGCCGATGCTCACCCAGCGGGAGACCGACGTGGACGTCATCGGCGTCTTCGTCGTCGACGCGAGCGGGTCGGCTCCGGCGTACCTCTCGGAGTGGCTCTCGCTGCTCGTCCTCGGACTGTGGACGATCGTCCCGCTCGCAGTCACGATACTGCGCGTGCGAACGACCGATCTCGTCTGATACCATGACACGACCCGATATCACGACGCGCCCCCGAACCCGGTCGACCGAGCGTCCGATCGTCGTCGACGGACTCGAGAAGCGCTACGGCGAGACGGTGGCCGTCTCGGCGCTCGACCTCGAGGTCCGCGAGAACGAGATCTACGGCCTGCTCGGCCCGAACGGCGCGGGGAAGTCGACCCTGTTGAACGTGCTCGCCGGATCGGTCCGGCCGGACGCGGGCGAGGCTCGACTGTTCGGTGCCGATCCGATCGCGGACACCGCCGACGTGCACCGACGCGTCGGGACCCTCCCCGACCGGTACGGCGTCTACGAGACGCTCTCGGCTGTCGATCACGTTCGCTACGCGCTCGAGGCCAGAGGTGCCGACGGGGAGCCGCTCGCTCTCCTCGAACGCGTCGGGCTCGGTTCGGTCGGGTCGAAGCCCGCAGGCTCCTTCTCGAAAGGGATGCAACAGCGACTCGTCCTCGCGATCGCCCTCGCCGGTTCACCCGACGTGCTCTTGCTAGACGAACCCTTCAGCGGACTCGATCCCGTCGGCGTTCGACGCGTCTTCGACGTCGTTCACGAGCGACGCCGCGAGGGGGCGACCGTCCTCCTCTCGAGTCACGACGTGGCGCGCGTCAAGCGGTTGTGCGATCGAATCGGCATCGTCGTCGGGGGACGGGTTCGGGTGGAAGGCACGCCGATGCAGGTGCTAGAACGGTGTCCTATCGACGCCGTCCTCGAGATCTGCCTCGAAGCACCCGTAACGAACGCGACCGTCAGCTCCCTCTCGCGGATCGACGGCGTCGACGTCACCGGTTCCGATCGTCGCCTCTCGGTCCAGGTTCGATCGGCTGGCGCCCGGGAGGCAGTCGAGAGGCGGCTGGCGTCGCTCGACGTCGGCGTCGACTCCGTCGTCGCGTCGGAGCCGACGCTGGAGGACGCCTTCGTCCAGTACGTCGCCGGTACGACTGCGACCGAGACCCGTTCGACTGGTGGTGGATAGCGGCGTGACGGGCCGGACGCCCTCGACCCGCGACGCGAACTCGGCCGAGCGAAAATCGAGCGCGGGCCGTTACTTCGCGCGGCCCTGACCGCCGTTGTTCGACGGGCGGACCTTCTCGGCGCCCTTGCCGCGGGTGTGCAGGCCGCGGTTGGACGTGCCCGCGTTGGTGAGCCCGCGGAAGGCGCGGTTCTCGTGGGCGTCGTCGCAGATCCAGTTGAGGTCGTCGTCGTTTTCGATCGCGGGGTGGTTCGGATCGACGAGGATCACTTCGAACCACTTCTGGCTGCCGTCCTCGCCCACCCAGTAGCTGTTCAGCACCCGCAGGTTGGGGTACTTCCGCGAGACGCGCTCCTCGCCGATGCGCTGGATGTTCTTGCGGCGGCCGATCCGGTTGACGCCCTGGCGCTTGGTGCGCCGGCCAGCCGTGAAGCGCTGCTTCCGGGCGGTCCCCTTGCGGACGGAGACGCGCGTGACCACGATGCCCTGTTTGGCCTTGTAGCCGAGTTCGCGCGCCTTGTCGAGGCGGGTCGGGCGCTCGATGCGCTCGATGGCGCCTTGCTTGCGCCACTCCTGTTTGCGTTGCCACTGCAGTTCCCCGAGCTTCCCGTCGTCGGGGTCCTTCCAGGCCTCCTTGATGTGAGAGTAGAAGCTTCGTGCCATGGTTTCACCTGCGGGCGTTTCCTGGTTCAGTCCGCCTCGTCCGAGGCGTTCCACATCCCGACCTGCGGCGCGAGGCCGTGCAGGTGCCCGCCGTCGCCCGCGGACCAGCGAGTCTGTCGACACGTATCCGACTCCGAACTATAAGGGCTTCGAACCCGCCCGCATCCTAGCGATATCGCGGCGGTCTGCCGGAGAGGCCCCCGTCGTCGGCCCCGTCGAGCAGCCAGAGCAGCGTGGCGACCGGGAGGCCGAACAGCACCACGACGAACGTCGTCGTCGCGACCCACTCGTGGCGGCGGGCGGCCAGCGCGACCGTCGCGAGGACGGCCGCGCCCGCGAGCGCGAGCCGGTTCGCGACGATCGCCCGGACGAAATCGACCGCGTCCGACGCCGAGACCGACCGCTCGGCCCCGATGACGGGGAGCGCGAACGCGAGCAGCGCCGCCAGCGCGAGCGCCACCGGGGCGACCGCCTGCCAGCGCTCGCTCGGCGGCGCGACGGTCCCGAGCCCGTACATCGCGCCCGCGGCGACGCCGACGCCGACGAGGCCGGCGACGACGCTCCCGGTCGCGTGCACGAGTTCGACCTCCCGGGTGTCGACCGTCGCCCCCACCCGATCGCGCAGCGACCGCACCGTTTCGCCGAGGTCGACGACGAGGAGCGACGCGGCGACGCCGCCGAAGACGGCGACCGGCTCGGCGCCGCGTTCGGCGCCCGCGAGGGCGGTCGCGAAGAGGGCCACACAGCCGATCCGGAGGAAGCGTCGTCGCCACCGCCACCCGCCGCCGTCGGGAGCGACCACCCACCTGGAGAACTGGCCGAGGGCGACCGCGGCCGCGAGGACGCCGACGACGGCCCACGGGGCGTAACGCGGCGCGACCGGGCCGGCGACGGCGGCGCCGACGGTCGCGCCGGCGGCGACGACCGCGCCGCCGGCGGCGAACGCGACGGTCCGGAGCGGGCAGGGGTCCAGCCACGCGAGCGCCACGGGGCCGACGAAACGGCCGAGAGCGGCGACGCCGGCGGCGAGCGCGCCGCCGCCGACGACGCCGTGGACGAGCCCGCTCGTCAGCGCGAACGCGACGGCCGTCCCCGGCGGCCCCACCGCGGCGAGCGCGGCGTCGAATGCGGCGCCTGTCGCCGGCGACAGCACCGCGAGCGCGACGACGGCGAGGAGGTAGTAGGCCGCGGTCGGCAGGCCGACCGCCCGCTCGTACAGCGTCCGGAGCCGCGGCGGCGTCGCCCGCTCGGGGAGGAGCGGTTCGAGGGCCGGCGCGGCGACCGCGGCCAGGAGGACGGCGACGCCGGCGAGCAACAGCGCCGAGACGAAGCCGGCGAACGGCGTCACGGTCGCGGCGACGAGTCCCGTCCGGGCGGCGGCGAGGACGGCGCCCGCGTGGCCCGCGAGGACGACCGAGACGGCGACGGCGACGACCGCGGCGGCGACGGCCGAGTCGTCGACCGTCCGGACGACCGACTGGCGGTGGTCGTCGACGCCGTCGCCGGCGTCCGGAACCTGCGAGTAGGTCGTCGCGGCGGTTCCGACCGCCGCCAGCCCGGCGACGACGGCGTCGGCGGGGCTCGTGGCCGCCGTCGCGGCGACGACGCCGGCCGCGAGGACGGCCCCGGCGACGAGTCCGACGCTCCCGAGCGCCCGTCGCGACAGCCGCTTCGAGGCCGCGAACGCGACGCTCGCACCCGCGGCGACGCCCGCGAGCACCGCCCCGGCCGTCGGAACCGCCGCGCCGGCCCGCCAGCCGAGCGCCGCGAACGCGGCCGCCGCGAGCGCGACGACGGCGGGCCCGAGGTCAGTCCCGCGGTCGTCGGCCTCGCGGTCCCCGCCGGCGCCGGTCACCGCGACCACCTCCGGGTCCCGCGGTCGACGGCGGCGTGGAGCGGTTCGTCCGGCGCCCACTCGACGACGCGGACGCCGCGGTCCCGCAGGCTGCTGATCCGCCGGGCCCGGTCGAGCCGTTCGACCGTCCCGCCGGCACCGTCGTCGTCGGCGACCGCCGGCGAGACGACCGTCACCTCGTGGCCGTACGCGCGGAACCGGCGGGCGGAGTCGGCGGGGTCGTCGTCGAGCAGCGGCGTGACGAAGACGAGCTGTTTCTCGTCGGCGAGGTGGCGACAGAAGCGGTCGACGCTCCGGTGGGCGTCCGCCAGCCACCCCTCGCGGCCGAACGAGCCACACCACTCGCCCGCGAGCAGCCGTTCGACGCGGGCCGTCTGGTCGCGGCCGCTGCGCGGGAGGAGGTAGTCCCCCCGGCCGCCGTAGAGGGCGACCCCGACCCGGTTGTTCTCGTCCAGCAGGGCCGTCGCGAGCCGCTCGGCGGCGTGGCGCGTCAGTTCGCGGGCGTCGAGTTCGCCCGGCCGGCGGACGACGGCGGTCGCCTCGCGGCGGTCGACGACGACGGCGACGGCCGCCGCGCGCTCCTCGCGGAACTCGATCGTCGTCAGTTCGCCCGTCCGGGCCAGCCGGTTCCAGTCGACGCGGCTCATCGGGTCCGACGGCTGGAACGCCCGGATCGAGTGGAACTCGATCCCCTCGCCGCCGGCGTCGGTCTCGACCCGGCCGGCGTGCTGGATCGTCTCGCCGGCGAGGGGGAGCCGTTCGACGAGGTCGTCACACTCGACGCGGTCGGCGAGCGGGAACCGTTCCGTCTCCCGCTCGCTCCCGCTGACGTTCCGGACGACGGCCGTCGCGTCGCCGAAGTCGTACTCGCCGCGGCGGGCGCGGACGGCGTACTCGACGGTCACCGACTCGCCGGGCGCGAGCGACGCCGCGGCCCGGGGGGTCCCCTCGACCGCGAGGTCCGCCGGGGGCGCGTCGGCGACGCGCACGTCCGGGACCGGGACGTCGCCGTCGTTCGTGACCGTCAGCCGGACGTCGACGCGCTCGCCCGGTGCCGGCCCGGTCGGGTCGACCGCGCGCTCGGCCGAGAGGGCCGTCGGCGGCGGCCC
The Salinilacihabitans rarus DNA segment above includes these coding regions:
- a CDS encoding NERD domain-containing protein — its product is MKFVSAEYDAAAAGVDAELTVWDRLKGCFTPEDVGVCYYRYPIVDQQNDDLDREADFVVLHRRYGLVVIECKGYRIDHIESIEGSRWSLRGTTQEYAAPYSQARDHGFRLRSPMMREPTLVDERGNCHITMTPLVALPNVGREEWVERGFDDLPSAPRVLLRDDLTKSSLREAFESLPGDTELTAEQYVDARAVLGGGQAISGERGPVLADGDTKAGLYETVEKGLKRLDERQEEIGVQIPDGPQQIRGIAGSGKTALVARKAAAMHAKHPDWKIAITFNTRSLYQTIRDSVRRFYADFGGDEPDWERLEVLHGWGGKSEHGMYYRIAQDAGVSPHHVGSAKDAFDADGPGELLEACCRELVAEAPIQERYDAILIDEAQDMEPAFYEMCYRALKPPKRLIWAYDEAQNLTSLSAPSPKRIFGTDDDGEPAVDLSGSYPGGIQKSQIMRKSYRTPRSVLMLAHVFGMGLTSDRGAVQAITTQEGWEDIGYEVLEGDFRRVGEPVSIRRPAEHSPHPLSENPEAKPFVTFDAFDGKDAELRAVADAVAEDVLEHGIAADNVLVIPLGSPREARSTGAELAGLLADRGLEANLVWKGNKSVFAKPGEVTVSGINRAKGNEAASVYLSNLEYLDDPYWHDTRVRPRNEAFVGITRTRAWCRITGTGDHPALFEEIDRLVADVTAADPTVTFPAPDPTELENEIGDDETIATTIDQF
- the thrS gene encoding threonine--tRNA ligase, with the protein product MSEPESESQESIAVVLPDGSELDVDAGATVEDCAYEIGPGLGRDTVAGKLDGDLVAREEPVYDGAELEIVTDQSEAYLRVMRHSAAHCLAQAVERQFDDVKLAIGPPTDEGFYYDFDDLDVDEDDLETLEDEIEEIVEADYDIEREEVSIEEARDRLEQRDEPYKLELLEEFAAEGETVTFYSQGEWEDLCAGPHVDSTGEIGAVELLEIAGAYWRGDETNPMQTRIYGTAFEDESDLEAFLERRREAAQRDHRKIGREMDLFSIQDVTGPGLPLYHPPGKTVLNELSEFVRELNGEAGYDYVETPHVFKTDLWHRSGHYENYKDDMFVFDVGDDEFGLKPMNCPGHAAIFQDHSWSYRDLPIRYAEDGKVYRREQRGELSGLSRVWAFTIDDGHLFVRPDQIEQEVEQILEMIFTVLETFDLDYEVSLATRPEKSVGSDEIWERAESILESVLEESKMDYEVEEGDGAFYGPKIDFGFEDAIGRVWDGPTVQLDFNMPERFDLTYVGEDNEEHRPVMIHRGIYGSYERFFMVLIEHFEGNFPLWLAPEQVRVLPISDDNLDYAREVASEFEGFRIEVGDRDATLERKIRAAHDDRVPYQIIVGDDEEEAGTISVRDRFERQEYDVDIDAFRAHLEAERDEKRTEPNFLQ
- a CDS encoding phosphoribosyltransferase family protein gives rise to the protein MNRAEKAALQLRAVDVLRMLKETRTYDELAAETGLPAGDLNRYVNGHVLPSADRAREVVAEVGRAALAAELDARIRVDADGYVDNSGVVFDQQLLDLVAPVAAEAFAFDRPDVVLTAATDGITLAASLASFYGTRCAYAKKRKETAVEEFIEARERLESGIELTYYLPASAIDAGESVLVVDDLIRSGETQELLLDIVETADADVAGVFALIAAGDDGIERAREHTDAPVGALVDV
- a CDS encoding low molecular weight phosphatase family protein, with the protein product MTETTRIALMCVQNAGRSQMATAYAERERAARGLEETVEILTGGTHPADEVHDVVVEAMAEEGFDLSGRTPRKVTEAELESCDYVATMGCSTLDLDADAEVRDWDLSDPHGRDLDEVHEIREDVKGRVTALFDEIEGV
- a CDS encoding universal stress protein, which codes for MPDHVLIPIDDSDCAMTALEFALEEYPDARLTALHVLDPADFYAATGMEGGAIPNFEQLRESHESRAEDLLERARSLAADRDVDLDIETVVGGVSRTIVEYAKEEDVDHVIVGSHGRTGASRILLGSVAETVARRSPVPVTIVR